The genomic region GGAAGAGACAGACCTTCCGGGTCTGGGCAGGCGCAAGGACTTCATGACCGCATCCGGCCGGCGGATCGGGGTGGTGGAACTGCGCGAGGGCCAGACCGAGCTGTTCGTTTCCACCTGGGATGACCCGGACACGTGCCAGGCCTCAATTCCGCTGACCAGCGAGGAGGCGGCATGCCTGGGGAATCTGCTGGGAGGCCAGCACCTTGCCATGACGCTGACCGAGGCCCACCGGGAGGTTCCCGGCATCGCCACCCGGCAATTCTCCATTGCCGCCGACTCCCCGTTCCAGAACCAGCCCATGGGCAAAGCCCGCATCCGCACCCGGTGCGGCGTTTCGATTGTGGCGATCATGCGTGAAGGGGAGGTGGTTCCTTCGCCAGGTCCCGACGTCCTCCTTCACCCCGGTGACTTGCTGGTCGCCGTCGGCACGCAAGAGGGATTGGACGCTGCGGCCGACATCCTGCGCAACGGCTGACCCTCATGGACCGCGTGGCCCTGTTCCTCATCGAATTGGGGGCAGTCGTGTTCTGCCTCGGTCTGCTGGCGAGGCTTGCGGGGCGGATCGGGATGTCCCCCATTCCGCTGTATCTGGTCGGCGGGCTGTGCTTCGGGGCCGGCGGCGTGGTGGAACTGAGCGGCATGAAGGAGTTTTCCCACCTCTCGGGTGAGATCGGCGTCATCCTGCTCCTGCTTATGCTCGGTCTGGAATATACGGCAACGGAACTAGTGACCGGCCTGCGCAGATCGTGGAAGGCCGGCATCCTCGACTTCGTCCTGAACTTCGTTCCCGGCGCTGCCCTGGCTGCATTCCTCGGGTGGGGAGTCGTGGGCGCCATGGTTATGGGCGGCGTCACGTATATATCGTCGTCGGGCATCGCGGCCAAGGTCATCACGGACCTTGGCCGTATCGGTAACCGCGAGACGCCCGTGGTCCTCTCCATCCTGGTCTTCGAGGACCTGGCCATGGCGATTTATCTGCCGATCCTCACCGCCACGCTTGCCGGGGTCAGCTTCCTGGGCGGCCTGCAGACCGTGGGCGTCTCGCTGGCTGTCGTCACCGTGGTGCTACTGGTGGCCCTGCGGCACGGGCACCACGTCTCCAAAGCCGTGCACAGCGAGAATTCAGAGGTTTTCCTGCTGAACCTGCTTGGGGCCGCCCTGCTGGTATCGGGCGTGGCGGCGGCGCTGCAGGTGTCCGCCGCGGTGGGCGCCTTCATGCTCGGCATCGCGATCTCCGGCGCCACGGCCGACAGTGCGACGCGGATCCTTGAACCGCTGCGGGACCTGTTTGCCGCCATCTTCTTCGTGGCGTTCGGGCTCAACACCGACCCCGCCTCCATCCCCCCGGTGCTGGCGTGGGCGCTTGTACTCGCGGTGTTCACCGCCGCCACCAAGATCATCACCGGAGCCTGGGCCGCCAAGCGTGCAGGCATAGCGCGTCCGGGACGCTTCCGCGCAGGGGCCGCGCTCATAGCCCGGGGCGAGTTCTCCATTGTCATCGCCGGCCTCGCCGTGACGTCCGGCGCGGGCACGGACGAACTCGCTGCCCTGGCCACGGCGTACGTCCTGATTATGGCGATCCTCGGGCCCTTGGCTGCCCGCTACGTCGAACCCCTCGTCAAAAAGTTCTCCCGGCCGGCGCGGCCGGAGCCTGTCCCGGCCTGAGCTGGTTCGCCGGCTCGAATCCTTTAGCTCCGCCAGTCGAGACGCGAGATCTCAAGGTGGTGCCGGCCGCCGTAGTTTAATCCCGGGCGCCGGAAGGTCGGCCCGAGGAAGGCCGCGCTAAATGTCGGTCCGGTGGAAGTTCAGGTGGCTGCGGCTTGCGGTGGGTCCGCGCTGGCCCTGGTAGCGGTTGCCGTACTCGCCGGATCCGTAGGGAAACTCCGCGGCGGAGGACAGCCGGAAGAAGCAGAGCTGGCCGATCTTCATGCCCGGCCAGAGCTTGATGGGCAGCGTGGCCATGTTGGACAGCTCCAGCGTAACGTGCCCCGAGAAGCCGGGATCGATGAAGCCGGCAGTTGAGTGCGTCAGCAGGCCGAGGCGGCCAAGCGAGGACTTGCCCTCAAGGCGCGCGGCGATGTCGTCAGGCAGCGTGACGGTTTCGTAGGTGGAGCCGAGCACGAATTCACCGGGGTGCAGGATGAAGGCTTCGCCCTCCTCCACCTCCACCAGCCGGGTCAGCTCGGGCTGCTCTTCGGCGGGGTCGATGTGGGCGTACTTGTGGTTGTCGAACAGCCGGAAAAAGCGGTCAATCCGCACATCCACCGAGGACGGCTGGACCATCGCGGCTTCGTACGGATCGAGGACGATCCGTTCGGAATCAATTTCGGCACGAATGTCGCGGTCAGAGATCAGCACACCCTCAAAAATACCATTGCAAAAATCCCGTCGCCGCCCCCCTCCCCTGCGCAATGGTCCGACGGCCGCCTCACCCTGTATCCAGGGCAGCTGGCGGGCGGGCACGTTCTGGTGTACCGGGGTTCGGGAGGTCCGGGTTCGGGAGGGCGTCGCCCAAAGCCGAAGCCCGGACACTGGTCGCCAGCGGGTGGGGGTGACGTAACGGCCGTCCGCGCTCTCCACGGCGTCACTGGCGCCTACTCCGTCGGCCTGGTCATGCAGCGCACCGGCATCGCCGGGCAGTGGAAGTCTCAGTCCGCCGTCGTCCGCTCTTCGATGACGCGCGGCAGCTTCGCAAGCTGTCCCACGGCCGCCCGGAGCTGGCGCCGGCATGCTGGACGGATGAAGCTCCAGAAGCCAAGTGTCGGGGCTTCCAGTGCAAACCGCACCCGGGTCCCGGCGCTCTCTGTGCTGAGGTAAAAACCACCACGCAGAAGGGACGGACCGGCCACCACCTGAAACTGGATTTCGGCGCCGGGCCGCGCCTGGGTGATCTCGTAATCGCGCGCCACCGGCCGGCCCCGGGTCCCGTCCATGGTGACCTGATACCTGGCTCCCATGCTGCCGGCGCTGCCCGAACTGAGCCCTACGCTCCGGACGTCGGCCTGCCATCTGGGTAAATTCGCGCCGTCCAGGAGGAATGAGTAGACCGTCATGGCGTCGCGCGCAACGAGGACCTCGTGTTCTGCACCTGCCATGGGGATCCTTTTCCGACGTCGGGCCTGCCTTGCGTAGCCCGTTCCCCTTACTGCAGCTAACGAGATTCAGGATAGTCACCCGCGCCGGCCCGCGGCCGCGCACCGCCCGGGCCTTTACCGAACAGTTACGGGAGGTCTTTCGGCCGGGTTTCCCGACGCGCGCGGACTCGGGATCCGGATGGCCGGCGTCGCCGTACAACTGCGCTAAGCTAGGTTCTGCCCCGGGCAGTTTCCGGTGCGACTGCGGCTGTAGCTCAATGGTAGAGCGCTAGCTTCCCAAGCTTGATACGCGGGTTCGATTCCCGTCAGCCGCTCCAAGCCACCCTTGAATGCACCGCCTCCGGCGTCATGCCGCCCGGCTCACCACCCTCAGCGGTCCCCGCCGGTTCCGCAGGTCCACCTTCAGCGTCAGCTCACCTTTGCGGGCAAGCACGACGGCGACAGTCGCCGCAGCGAACGCCGGCACCCCTCCGGCCACCAGCAGCCCGGCGTGCGGATCGAGGTGTTCGGCAATGAACCCGATCATCGGTCCGCCGAGGGCCTGGCCACCGATCAGCACCATGATGTACAGGCTCATCACGCGGCCGCGGATGCTCATGTTGGAGCTGGTCTGCACCAGCTGGTTCGACGCGGTGAGGAACATCAGGCACCAGAACCCGGACAGCACCAGCGCGGCGCCGAAGAACGGCAGGGTGGGGACGGCGGCGGAAAGGCACAGCATCAGCCCGTACATCCCGGCGGCCAGGACCACCGACCGCAGACGGAGCTGCCGGCGCCGGGTGGAGGCGACCGCCCCGGTCAGCGCCCCGAGTGCCACCAGGGCATTCAGCATGCCGTACCCGCCCGCGCCGATTCCGTACACGCGGTCCGCGAAGGCGGCCAGCAGCACCGGCAGGCTCATGGCGAACACGGAGATGAATCCCACCATGAGCCACGGCCAGTAGATAGTGGGCTTGCTCAGCGCGTACCGCAGCCCTTCCCGCAGCATGCCCTTGGACTTGGCTGCCGGCGCGCTGACGAACAGTTCGTCCCGGCGCAGCAGCAGGAGCATCGCCACCGTGGAGCAGCAGGCCGCGGCGTTGGCGGCGAAGGCCCAGCCGGCGCCGACGGCGGTCAGCAGCACCCCGGCGATCGCCGGACCGATGAGCCCGCCCAGCTGGAACGTCGTCGAGTTCACGCTGATGGCGTTGCGCAGGTACCGGGGCCCCACCAGCTCATGAACGAACACCTGCCGGGCGGGCTGGTCCAGCACCGTGACCAGGCCGAGCACCAGTGCGATGACGTAAACGTGCCAGACCTCAATCCTCCCGGTGAGTGCGAGGGCGGCGAGCGCAGCTGCCAGGATGGCCGCGGCGGACTGGCACATGATGAGGATCCTGCGCTTGGAGAACCGGTCCGCGACCATTCCGCCCCACGGCCCCAGGAGGAGGGACGGCAGGAACTGCAGCGCCACCGTGAAGCCGACGGCGGTGACCGATCCGGAGAGCTGGAGCACCAGCCAGTCCTGGGCGATCCGCTGCATCCAGATGGCGATGACGGCAATAAAGTGGCCCGTGGCGAAGAGCCTGAAGTTGGGAACCCGGAGTGAGATGAAGGTGTGACGCCACGGAAGGCGTTCACTGACGACGGCGACGGGCTGGGTGACGGTGGCCAGTGGCGGCGGTGGGGGTGTCACAGTGCTTCCTCAGGTGAGCGGGCCGGCGGGGATGTCCTCAACGCTATGGCGCGCGCCTTCAATTGTGGAAGACTATTGCTCCTATAACTATCATTGCTGAACGTAATGATGCCCCGCCGTCGAGGAGGACGAATGTTCGAACCGGCCCAGCTCCGATCGTTCCTCGCCGTCGCCGAAACGCTGAGCTTCACCAAGGCGGCCGAACGGCTGGGCCTGGCCCAGCCGACGGTCAGCCAGCACGTTCGCAAGCTCGAAGTTGCCGCCAAGCGGACGCTGATCAGCCGGGACACGAGGGACGTCAGGCTGACGGACAACGGCGATGCGATGGCAGGCTTCGCACGGAGCATCCTCGCGGCCCACGATGCCGCCGCCCGCTATTTTTCCGGCTCGGCCATGCGCGGGCGCCTGCGCTTCGGCACCGCCGACGACCTCGCCATTACCGGCCTGCCGCGGATCCTGCGCGAATTCCGGCAGATCTACCCGCAGATCAACCTCGAGCTCACCGTCGGCCAGAGCGACCAGCTGTACAAGCGCCTGAACTCCGGCCAGCTGGACCTCGTCTTCGTAAAGTGGGTGGCCGGCGCCAAGGACGGCACCGTAGTCCAGCACGACACCTTTTCCTGGGTGGGCCTCGAACAGACCGCACTGGAGCCGGGCCATCCCGTGCCGCTGATCGCGTACCCAGCCCCCAGCCTGAGCCGCAAGCTTGCCATCGACGCCCTCGAATCAGTGGGCCGGACGTGGCGCATCACGTGCACCACCAAGCAGATCAGCGGCGTGCTGGCGGCTGTCCGCGCCGGCATCGGGGTGGCCGTGATGCCGTCCTCGCTGGTGCCGGAGGACCTGAAAGTCATCACCCGGCGCTTCGAGCTGCCGCCTGTGGGGGATGTCGATTTCACGCTGATCAGGAACCCGCTGGCGAACGCCGAGGTCGTCGACGCGCTGACCCAGGCCATCATGGGAAGGACCCTGAAGAAGCCCGTTTAGGCGTCGCCGATAGCGCTACGGCGGCATTACGGCGGGGGTACAGCGGGGTTCGGAGGCAGGTGTGCGGCCGGGCTGGGGCCGGAAAAATGATTGATAACGGTTTGGCAGCTGGCCTATGCTGTGAATGTTGCGGTCATGCAGCGGCTGTCAACACACAGGTTTCGAAAACGAACACGCTTGGCAACGCCGCCCGCGTGTTCGGGATAGGTACGCCGTGACCACAGCCGCAAACCCCCGCTATACCCGCCGCTCCATGACCGTGGACGCCGAATATGTCGGCCAGCCCAACTGCGAAAAGTGCGGAACAGACGAGTTCATCTACCTCGAGTCCTTTGTGCCGCCCAAGCAACGCCAGGACGGCACCGTCCGGAAGCTGGGCGAAGTCGCGTACACCTGCACGCGCTGCGAGGACTTTTCCGCACACAGCGTCCCCGCATCATGGGCCCCGCCCGGCTGGTATCTGGGCTAAGCAGCAACAGACAAATAGATCGGGCGGGCACCTGGAGGGTGCCCGCCCGATCTATTTGTCTGTTAGAGCCGCTGAATCAGCGGGCTTCCTAGATCAGTGAATCGGAGAGGTGGTTCGGCGTGCCGAACCGGTGCGCCGTGATGCTGACGGCCTGCTCGTGCAGGAACGGCAGCATCTCAACGCGGCCGGCCTCCGTGACCTCGTGGGCGTAGATGGCCAGGTCCGGGCGGCCGCCGGTAGCCTCGGCGAGATCGGCTGCAGAGCCGCCGATCAGGCGGATGCGCCCGCCGGACAGCTTGCCCGCCGCGGCGAGACGGCCCGCGGATGCCAGCCACGCGGCGTCGTCCTCCACCGTCACGGGGATGTCCAGCCCGGTGAGCACGGAACGCAGCTGGGCGGGAAGTCCGACGCCGGACGAAACGGTGACCGGGGCACCGGCAAGTACGCCGGCGGCAACTGTCCGGACGAGCGCGCGGAGGGATCCGCCGTCGGACAGCCGGACGGTGACCGGCAGAGCACGGTAGCGGAAGATGTTCCGCTCGGCGCTCAGGCCCGAGACGTCCTTTGCCGTGCCGAATTCGTCCGCCCAGGCCAGGGCGTCGGAGCCCAGCGCCCGCTGCAGGGCCTCGATGTCAGCAGCGGCGAGTTCGCCCTTCACGGCTTCCACGAGCCGCTGCACCCTGCGGTTGGCGATGCCTGCCGCGGCGCCCTGGGCGCTCTCGGTGCTGGTCCAGTCGCCGAGGCCGACGAGGTAGTTGGGGCCGCCAGCCTTGGTGCCGGCGCCAACCGCCGACTTCTTCCAGCCGCCGAACGGCTGGCGCTGCACGATGGCACCGGTGATGCCGCGGTTGATGTAGAGGTTGCCTGCCTGAATGGTGTCCAGCCAGAGTCCCAGCTCGTCGGTGTTGAGGGAGTGCAGGCCGGCGGTGAGGCCGTACTCGATCTGGTTCTGGATGGCGATGGCCTCTTCCAGGGTGTCCGCGGTCATGACGCCGAGGACGGGGCCGAAGAATTCGGTCAGGTGGAAGTAGGAGCCGCGCTTGACGCCGTAGCGCACGCCCGGGCTCCAGAGCCGGCCGGTGTCGTCGAGCTTGCGGGGCTCGACGGCCCAGTTCTCACCCTCGCCGAGGGTGGTCAGCGCGTTGAGCAGTTTGCCCTTGGCCGGCTCGATGATCGGACCCATCTGGCTGGTGGGGTCCTGCGGGTAGCCCACCTTGAGGGAGGTCACGGCGTCGATCAGCTGGTTGTGGAACCGCTTCGAGGTGGCCACGGAGCCCACCAGGATCACCAGCGAGGCGGCGGAGCACTTCTGTCCGGCGTGGCCGAAGGCTGAGTAGGCCACGTCCTTCGCGGCCAGGTCCAGGTCAGCGCTGGGGGTGACGATGATCGCGTTCTTGCCGCTGGTTTCGGCCAGCAGCGGCAGGTCCTTGCGGAATGAACGGAACAGTTCGGCGGTCTCGTAGCCGCCGGTGAGGATGACGCGGTCCACCGCGGGGTGGGAGATCAGCTGCTGGCCGAGCTCGCGTTCACCCAGCTGCACCATGGTGAGCACGTCCCGCGGCACGCCGGCCTCCCACAGTGCCTCGATCATCACGGCGCCGCTGCGGCGGGCCTGCTTGGCCGGCTTGATCACGACGGCGGAGCCGGCGGCCAGTGCCGCGAGCGTGGAACCGGCGGGGATGGCCACCGGGAAGTTCCACGGCGGAGTGACCACGGTGAGCTTCGCCGGAACGAAGGTGGCGCCGTCGACCTGGTCCAGCTTGCGGGCGGACTCGGCGTAGTAGTGGGCGAAGTCAACGGCCTCGCTGACCTCGGGATCGCCCTGGTCGATGGTCTTGCCGGTCTCGCTGGCCATGACCTCCAGCAGCTCCGCGCGGCGGGCCTCGAGGACGTCGCCGGCGCGGTGCAGGATCTCGGCACGCTCGGCGCCGGTCAGCGCACCCCATGCCTTGCCCTTTTCTACGGCCGTGGCAATCACGGTGTTCAGCGTGTCCGCGTCCGCGATGGTGGCAGCCTCGACGGAGGCGTTGCCCAGGGTCGACGTCGGGACCCGGTCCAGGATGGCCCGGCCCCAGTCGCGGTTGGCGGGCAGGGACGGGTCCGTGTCCGGGGTGTTCCGGAAGCCTGTGCGGGGCATCAGCTCTGCCGGGAGGCTGCGGTTCTGCCGGCGGTTGGGCGGCGGCACCTCGTCGTCGAGCTCTTCCAGGGAGGACAGGAAGCGCTGCTTTTCGCGCTCGAACAGTCCTTCGTTTTCGCTGAGCTCGAAGACGGCGGACATGAAGTTTTCCTGGCTGGCGCCCTCTTCGAGGCGGCGGATCAGGTAGGCGATGGCAACGTCGAATTCGGCCGGGTGCACCACCGGTGTGTAGAGCAGCAGGGAGCCGACGTCCTTCTTGACCGCCTCGGCCTGGCCCTGTGCCATGCCGAGCAGCATCTCGAATTCGATGCCCGACTCGACGCCGCGCTGCTTGGCCAGCAGCCAGGCGAAGGCGATGTCGAACAGGTTGTGGCCGGCGACGCCTATGCGGATGTTGCCGATCCGGTCCGGG from Arthrobacter globiformis harbors:
- a CDS encoding cation:proton antiporter; translation: MDRVALFLIELGAVVFCLGLLARLAGRIGMSPIPLYLVGGLCFGAGGVVELSGMKEFSHLSGEIGVILLLLMLGLEYTATELVTGLRRSWKAGILDFVLNFVPGAALAAFLGWGVVGAMVMGGVTYISSSGIAAKVITDLGRIGNRETPVVLSILVFEDLAMAIYLPILTATLAGVSFLGGLQTVGVSLAVVTVVLLVALRHGHHVSKAVHSENSEVFLLNLLGAALLVSGVAAALQVSAAVGAFMLGIAISGATADSATRILEPLRDLFAAIFFVAFGLNTDPASIPPVLAWALVLAVFTAATKIITGAWAAKRAGIARPGRFRAGAALIARGEFSIVIAGLAVTSGAGTDELAALATAYVLIMAILGPLAARYVEPLVKKFSRPARPEPVPA
- the dcd gene encoding dCTP deaminase, giving the protein MLISDRDIRAEIDSERIVLDPYEAAMVQPSSVDVRIDRFFRLFDNHKYAHIDPAEEQPELTRLVEVEEGEAFILHPGEFVLGSTYETVTLPDDIAARLEGKSSLGRLGLLTHSTAGFIDPGFSGHVTLELSNMATLPIKLWPGMKIGQLCFFRLSSAAEFPYGSGEYGNRYQGQRGPTASRSHLNFHRTDI
- a CDS encoding bifunctional proline dehydrogenase/L-glutamate gamma-semialdehyde dehydrogenase is translated as MTNTATDHRVQAGKDAAVTGAVATPSAGSDVAEATALATDAIALVRRWLTEASKVPVDASAEQLAGVLKDPNGLDFTVGFVDGVVRPEDLHVAARNLAALAPKVPAFLPWYMRSAVQLGGLMAPVLPQVVIPVARKVLREMVGHLIVDATDSKLGPAIAKIRKDGIKLNVNLLGEAVLGEHEASRRLEGTHTLLARPDVDYVSIKVSSTVAPHSAWAFDEAVEHVVEKLTPLFARAASFPKPKFINLDMEEYKDLDMTIAVFTRILDKPEFKNLEAGIVLQAYLPDALAAMIRLQDWAAARRADGGAAIKVRVVKGANLPMEQVESSLHDWALATWGTKLDSDTNYKRVINYALHPDRIGNIRIGVAGHNLFDIAFAWLLAKQRGVESGIEFEMLLGMAQGQAEAVKKDVGSLLLYTPVVHPAEFDVAIAYLIRRLEEGASQENFMSAVFELSENEGLFEREKQRFLSSLEELDDEVPPPNRRQNRSLPAELMPRTGFRNTPDTDPSLPANRDWGRAILDRVPTSTLGNASVEAATIADADTLNTVIATAVEKGKAWGALTGAERAEILHRAGDVLEARRAELLEVMASETGKTIDQGDPEVSEAVDFAHYYAESARKLDQVDGATFVPAKLTVVTPPWNFPVAIPAGSTLAALAAGSAVVIKPAKQARRSGAVMIEALWEAGVPRDVLTMVQLGERELGQQLISHPAVDRVILTGGYETAELFRSFRKDLPLLAETSGKNAIIVTPSADLDLAAKDVAYSAFGHAGQKCSAASLVILVGSVATSKRFHNQLIDAVTSLKVGYPQDPTSQMGPIIEPAKGKLLNALTTLGEGENWAVEPRKLDDTGRLWSPGVRYGVKRGSYFHLTEFFGPVLGVMTADTLEEAIAIQNQIEYGLTAGLHSLNTDELGLWLDTIQAGNLYINRGITGAIVQRQPFGGWKKSAVGAGTKAGGPNYLVGLGDWTSTESAQGAAAGIANRRVQRLVEAVKGELAAADIEALQRALGSDALAWADEFGTAKDVSGLSAERNIFRYRALPVTVRLSDGGSLRALVRTVAAGVLAGAPVTVSSGVGLPAQLRSVLTGLDIPVTVEDDAAWLASAGRLAAAGKLSGGRIRLIGGSAADLAEATGGRPDLAIYAHEVTEAGRVEMLPFLHEQAVSITAHRFGTPNHLSDSLI
- a CDS encoding MFS transporter, giving the protein MTPPPPPLATVTQPVAVVSERLPWRHTFISLRVPNFRLFATGHFIAVIAIWMQRIAQDWLVLQLSGSVTAVGFTVALQFLPSLLLGPWGGMVADRFSKRRILIMCQSAAAILAAALAALALTGRIEVWHVYVIALVLGLVTVLDQPARQVFVHELVGPRYLRNAISVNSTTFQLGGLIGPAIAGVLLTAVGAGWAFAANAAACCSTVAMLLLLRRDELFVSAPAAKSKGMLREGLRYALSKPTIYWPWLMVGFISVFAMSLPVLLAAFADRVYGIGAGGYGMLNALVALGALTGAVASTRRRQLRLRSVVLAAGMYGLMLCLSAAVPTLPFFGAALVLSGFWCLMFLTASNQLVQTSSNMSIRGRVMSLYIMVLIGGQALGGPMIGFIAEHLDPHAGLLVAGGVPAFAAATVAVVLARKGELTLKVDLRNRRGPLRVVSRAA
- a CDS encoding cation:proton antiporter regulatory subunit — encoded protein: MYMEETDLPGLGRRKDFMTASGRRIGVVELREGQTELFVSTWDDPDTCQASIPLTSEEAACLGNLLGGQHLAMTLTEAHREVPGIATRQFSIAADSPFQNQPMGKARIRTRCGVSIVAIMREGEVVPSPGPDVLLHPGDLLVAVGTQEGLDAAADILRNG
- a CDS encoding SRPBCC family protein; amino-acid sequence: MAGAEHEVLVARDAMTVYSFLLDGANLPRWQADVRSVGLSSGSAGSMGARYQVTMDGTRGRPVARDYEITQARPGAEIQFQVVAGPSLLRGGFYLSTESAGTRVRFALEAPTLGFWSFIRPACRRQLRAAVGQLAKLPRVIEERTTAD
- a CDS encoding LysR substrate-binding domain-containing protein translates to MFEPAQLRSFLAVAETLSFTKAAERLGLAQPTVSQHVRKLEVAAKRTLISRDTRDVRLTDNGDAMAGFARSILAAHDAAARYFSGSAMRGRLRFGTADDLAITGLPRILREFRQIYPQINLELTVGQSDQLYKRLNSGQLDLVFVKWVAGAKDGTVVQHDTFSWVGLEQTALEPGHPVPLIAYPAPSLSRKLAIDALESVGRTWRITCTTKQISGVLAAVRAGIGVAVMPSSLVPEDLKVITRRFELPPVGDVDFTLIRNPLANAEVVDALTQAIMGRTLKKPV